A genomic stretch from Arachis stenosperma cultivar V10309 chromosome 3, arast.V10309.gnm1.PFL2, whole genome shotgun sequence includes:
- the LOC130969185 gene encoding 3-deoxy-manno-octulosonate cytidylyltransferase, mitochondrial isoform X1, with the protein MAFCRSPSSSSSSSDSSSSSSSPFESSNSAKFWILHGIMAGVAVAAAVSARAYWTRVKKFRNRVVGIIPARFASTRFQGKPLVEILGKPMIQRTWERAKLAATLDQVVVATDDEKIAECCRKFGADVVMTSESCRNGTERCSEALEKLGKNYDIVVNIQGDEPLIEPEIIDGIVKALQATPDAVFSTAVTSLKPEDALDPNRVKCVVDNRGYAIYFSRGLIPFNKSGKVNQQFPYLLHLGIQSYDTKFLKIYPDLQPTPLQLEEDLEQLKVLENGYKMKVIKVNHEAHGVDIPEDVQKIESLMRERNLS; encoded by the exons ATGGCCTTTTGCCGATCgccttcgtcttcttcttcttcctctgattcTTCATCCTCGTCTTCCTCGCCGTTTGAGTCTTCCAACAGTGCAAAGTTCTGGATCCTCCATGGCATTATGGCCGGAGTTGCAGTTGCTGCTGCGGTCAGTGCTCGCGCCTACTGGACTCGGGTCAAGAAATTCCGGAACCGGGTTGTCGGCATCATACCCGCCCGATTTGCTTCTACCCGGTTTCAGGGAAAGCCTCTCGTTGAGATTCTTGGTAAACCTATGATCCAG AGGACATGGGAAAGGGCAAAGCTGGCAGCCACGTTGGATCAAGTTG TTGTGGCAACTGATGATGAAAAGATTGCTGAGTGCTGTCGAAAGTTTGGAGCTGATGTTGTAATGACATCTGAGTCTTGTCGAAATG GTACTGAGCGCTGCAGTGAAGCCCTAGAGAAGCTTGGTAAAAACTATGATATTGTTGTCAACATTCAGGGTGATGAACCTCTTATTGAACCTGAAATAATTGATGGCATTGTCAAAGCTTTGCAG GCAACTCCAGATGCGGTGTTCAGTACTGCAGTCACATCTTTAAAGCCAGAAGATGCACTTGATCCGAATAGAGTGAAATGTGTCGTAGATAATCGTGGTTATGCTATCTATTTTTCACGAGGATTGATCCCATTCAACAA GTCGGGAAAAGTCAATCAACAATTTCCTTATTTGCTTCATCTGGGGATACAG AGCTATGATACAAAGTTTCTGAAGATATATCCAGATCTTCAGCCTACTCCATTGCAACTCGAGGAAGATTTGGAACAGCTTAAAGTTCTCGAGAACGGCTATAAGATGAAG GTAATAAAAGTTAACCACGAGGCCCATGGTGTTGACATTCCAGAAGATGTTCAAAAGATAGAATCTCTAATGCGTGAGAGGAACTTGTCTTGA
- the LOC130969185 gene encoding 3-deoxy-manno-octulosonate cytidylyltransferase, mitochondrial isoform X2: MALWPELQLLLRSVLAPTGLGSRNSGTGLSASYPPDLLLPGFRESLSLRFLRTWERAKLAATLDQVVVATDDEKIAECCRKFGADVVMTSESCRNGTERCSEALEKLGKNYDIVVNIQGDEPLIEPEIIDGIVKALQATPDAVFSTAVTSLKPEDALDPNRVKCVVDNRGYAIYFSRGLIPFNKSGKVNQQFPYLLHLGIQSYDTKFLKIYPDLQPTPLQLEEDLEQLKVLENGYKMKVIKVNHEAHGVDIPEDVQKIESLMRERNLS, translated from the exons ATGGCATTATGGCCGGAGTTGCAGTTGCTGCTGCGGTCAGTGCTCGCGCCTACTGGACTCGGGTCAAGAAATTCCGGAACCGGGTTGTCGGCATCATACCCGCCCGATTTGCTTCTACCCGGTTTCAGGGAAAGCCTCTCGTTGAGATTCTTG AGGACATGGGAAAGGGCAAAGCTGGCAGCCACGTTGGATCAAGTTG TTGTGGCAACTGATGATGAAAAGATTGCTGAGTGCTGTCGAAAGTTTGGAGCTGATGTTGTAATGACATCTGAGTCTTGTCGAAATG GTACTGAGCGCTGCAGTGAAGCCCTAGAGAAGCTTGGTAAAAACTATGATATTGTTGTCAACATTCAGGGTGATGAACCTCTTATTGAACCTGAAATAATTGATGGCATTGTCAAAGCTTTGCAG GCAACTCCAGATGCGGTGTTCAGTACTGCAGTCACATCTTTAAAGCCAGAAGATGCACTTGATCCGAATAGAGTGAAATGTGTCGTAGATAATCGTGGTTATGCTATCTATTTTTCACGAGGATTGATCCCATTCAACAA GTCGGGAAAAGTCAATCAACAATTTCCTTATTTGCTTCATCTGGGGATACAG AGCTATGATACAAAGTTTCTGAAGATATATCCAGATCTTCAGCCTACTCCATTGCAACTCGAGGAAGATTTGGAACAGCTTAAAGTTCTCGAGAACGGCTATAAGATGAAG GTAATAAAAGTTAACCACGAGGCCCATGGTGTTGACATTCCAGAAGATGTTCAAAAGATAGAATCTCTAATGCGTGAGAGGAACTTGTCTTGA
- the LOC130966507 gene encoding pentatricopeptide repeat-containing protein At4g21705, mitochondrial-like, translating into MFSAILHKSRNSASTFLQCSRIWFSSKNQVKTTNRKNLYSRISPLGDPSVSIVPILDHWLLEGHAVKAPELHNIVKDLRSHKRFNQALEVSEWMSSKALCPISAGDQAIQLELIGRVRGLDYAESYFHNLSDQEKTEKLHGALLSCYVREGLVDKSLSHMQKMKEMGFASSLNYNNIMCLYMQTDQHDKVPSVLTQMKEDGVSPDIFSYKVCINSYGARSDLANVERLLEEMENNSCIGTDWVTYSMVANIYIKAGLEEKALAYLKKCEDKADKCDALAYNHLISHYATLRNKKAMMRLWELQKSNCKKQLNREYITMLGSLVKLKEFGQAEELLREWESSGNCYDFRVPNILLIAYSQNGLIEKAETILRSMVEKGKTPTPNSWAIIASGYVANKNMEKAFQCMKEAVAVRAENKGWRPKPNIISSILSWASSNGDAEEIEGFVNSLKNVIPMNRDMYLSLIMVSVRCGKKVDGILENMKTDKIELDEEILNILGSRL; encoded by the exons ATGTTCTCTGCAATCCTTCACAAGTCTCGCAACTCCGCGTCCACCTTTCTTCAATGTTCGAGGATATGGTTCTCGAGCAAGAATCAAGTGAAGACGACCAACCGAAAGAACCTGTACTCTCGCATCAGTCCTCTCGGAGACCCTTCCGTCAGCATCGTCCCCATCCTCGACCACTGGCTCCTTGAAGGCCACGCCGTCAAGGCCCCTGAGCTCCACAACATTGTAAAAGATCTCCGCTCTCACAAGCGCTTCAATCAAGCACTTGAG GTTTCTGAATGGATGAGTAGCAAAGCACTATGCCCAATATCAGCAGGTGACCAAGCCATTCAGCTAGAACTTATTGGTAGAGTCCGTGGACTGGACTATGCAGAGAGCTATTTCCATAatctgagtgatcaagagaaaACTGAGAAGCTTCATGGTGCCCTGCTAAGTTGTTATGTCAGGGAAGGCTTAGTTGATAAGTCACTGTCCCATATGCAGAAGATGAAGGAGATGGGTTTTGCTTCTTCTCTCAATTACAATAATATAATGTGCCTCTACATGCAAACAGATCAACACGACAAAGTCCCTAGTGTTCTGACACAAATGAAAGAGGACGGCGTGTCTCCAGACATTTTCAGCTACAAGGTCTGCATAAACTCTTATGGTGCAAGATCTGACCTTGCTAATGTGGAGAGACTATTGGAGGAAATGGAAAATAACAGCTGTATCGGCACAGATTGGGTGACGTATTCTATGGTTGCTAACATCTACATAAAGGCGGGTCTCGAAGAGAAAGCTCTGGCCTACCTAAAGAAATGTGAGGATAAGGCAGATAAATGCGATGCTCTTGCCTACAACCATCTGATTTCACATTATGCAACTCTGCGGAACAAGAAAGCTATGATGAGACTTTGGGAACTCCAGAAATCCAACTGCAAGAAGCAGCTCAACAGGGAATATATAACCATGCTGGGTTCTCTGGTGAAACTCAAGGAGTTTGGTCAAGCTGAAGAGTTGCTTCGCGAGTGGGAATCGTCGGGCAACTGCTATGATTTTAGAGTGCCAAACATTCTCCTGATTGCGTATTCTCAGAATGGATTGATTGAAAAGGCGGAAACAATTCTCCGAAGCATGGTTGAGAAAGGGAAAACTCCTACTCCTAACAGCTGGGCGATCATCGCCTCTGGTTATGTAGCGAACAAGAACATGGAGAAGGCGTTTCAGTGCATGAAGGAAGCTGTGGCTGTACGAGCCGAGAACAAAGGTTGGAGACCAAAACCTAATATCATTTCCAGCATATTGAGTTGGGCTTCTAGCAACGGAGATGCTGAAGAAATAGAAGGTTTTGTCAATTCCTTAAAGAATGTGATTCCAATGAACAGGGACATGTATCTATCATTGATTATGGTATCCGTTAGATGTGGTAAGAAAGTTGATGGAATTTTAGAGAATATGAAAACTGATAAGATAGAGCTGGATGAAGAAATATTGAACATCCTTGGCTCAAGATTGTAA